A single window of Bradyrhizobium daqingense DNA harbors:
- a CDS encoding glycosyltransferase family 39 protein: protein MTVLRIVYASAIELRTDEAYYWTWSKESALSFLDHPPGIAWLIRFGTAIFGDTPLGVRFGGIVAMLVTQLLLADIVRRLTCDARAVLFAVLMPEAALYYGLLMAKVAPDVAMIPFAVAMMWSLVRLAQGGDGRWWLAAGLFAGLSMLSKLTAIMFAPAVAAFLLVPDWRWRWLRSPYPYLAVLVAIAVFSPVLIWNAQHDWASFRFQGVRATANYGISLRTIGDYIGLQFGLVGFVMLPVVLSGLVMTAWRGYRTREPVAILLSTAVLVPFVYFFFKSLTLRVGDTWPMFMWPVGFAAAAINLWTMTKERWSERMIRSSLFWANTAVASGIAFVVIVFLYYVAAPWNFLGKLDPIGAEAGYEQVAARAQTALDDTGATWIATTDYRTYAMMRWLFRGRVPVIEINERGRFQDFRDPGMDRIRGRAGIYVGREPDNRSPLWENIPAKREQLGRVERSWRGRVMDTYVLEKLTGWTPELSPPKDSPLFQWKVLAGEFEKRERTASATRSSFLLPLWEKVARSAG, encoded by the coding sequence ATGACCGTCCTGCGCATCGTCTACGCCTCCGCGATCGAGTTGCGCACCGACGAGGCCTATTACTGGACCTGGTCCAAGGAGAGCGCGCTCAGCTTCCTCGATCATCCGCCCGGCATTGCCTGGCTGATCCGCTTCGGCACCGCGATCTTCGGTGACACCCCGCTCGGTGTCCGCTTCGGCGGCATCGTGGCGATGCTGGTGACGCAGCTCCTGCTCGCCGACATCGTCCGCCGCCTCACGTGTGATGCGCGCGCCGTCTTGTTCGCAGTGCTGATGCCGGAGGCCGCGCTCTATTACGGCCTGCTGATGGCCAAGGTCGCGCCCGATGTCGCCATGATCCCATTTGCGGTGGCGATGATGTGGTCGCTGGTGCGGCTGGCGCAGGGCGGCGACGGCCGCTGGTGGCTGGCGGCCGGGCTGTTCGCGGGCCTTTCGATGCTGTCGAAACTCACCGCGATCATGTTCGCGCCTGCGGTTGCCGCCTTTCTGCTGGTGCCGGATTGGCGCTGGCGCTGGCTGCGCAGTCCTTATCCCTATCTCGCCGTGCTGGTCGCGATCGCGGTGTTCTCGCCGGTGCTGATCTGGAATGCGCAGCATGACTGGGCCTCGTTCCGCTTCCAGGGCGTACGCGCCACCGCCAATTACGGCATCTCGCTGCGCACGATCGGCGATTACATCGGCCTGCAATTCGGCTTGGTCGGTTTCGTCATGTTGCCGGTGGTGCTGTCGGGACTGGTGATGACGGCGTGGCGCGGCTATCGCACGCGCGAGCCGGTCGCGATCCTGCTCTCGACCGCGGTGCTGGTACCGTTTGTCTACTTCTTCTTCAAATCGCTGACGCTTCGTGTCGGCGACACCTGGCCGATGTTCATGTGGCCGGTCGGTTTTGCCGCCGCCGCCATCAACCTCTGGACGATGACGAAGGAGAGGTGGTCAGAGCGGATGATCAGATCGTCGCTGTTCTGGGCCAACACAGCGGTGGCCTCCGGCATCGCCTTCGTCGTCATCGTGTTCCTCTATTATGTCGCCGCGCCGTGGAATTTTCTAGGAAAGCTCGATCCGATCGGCGCCGAAGCCGGCTACGAGCAGGTTGCCGCGCGCGCGCAGACCGCACTCGACGACACCGGCGCGACCTGGATCGCAACCACGGACTACCGCACCTACGCCATGATGCGCTGGCTGTTCCGGGGCCGCGTACCCGTGATCGAGATCAACGAACGCGGCCGCTTCCAGGATTTCCGCGATCCCGGCATGGACAGGATCAGGGGCCGCGCCGGCATCTATGTCGGCCGCGAGCCGGACAACCGTTCGCCGCTGTGGGAGAACATCCCGGCCAAACGCGAGCAACTCGGCAGAGTCGAACGCAGCTGGCGCGGCCGCGTGATGGACACCTATGTGCTGGAAAAGCTCACCGGCTGGACCCCGGAGCTGTCACCGCCGAAGGACTCGCCGCTGTTTCAGTGGAAAGTGCTGGCGGGCGAATTCGAGAAACGGGAGCGCACAGCCAGCGCGACGCGCTCCTCTTTCCTTCTCCCCTTGTGGGAGAAGGTGGCGCGAAGCGCCGGATGA
- a CDS encoding MarR family winged helix-turn-helix transcriptional regulator gives MAELALIDDIRAASRLMVRELGFMDATVAAFDYPPSAVHTILEIGIRGPMTSAELGDFLRLEKSSVSRLVRKLIHCGELRETPDARDARSKLLSLTAKGRRTLEALHAFGRQQVRAALAALTEAEQRTVREGMMLYARALRQSRGESESESVA, from the coding sequence ATGGCCGAGCTGGCGCTGATCGACGACATTCGTGCCGCGTCGCGCCTGATGGTGCGCGAGCTCGGCTTCATGGACGCAACGGTGGCGGCCTTTGACTATCCGCCGTCGGCGGTCCACACCATCCTGGAGATCGGCATTCGCGGGCCCATGACCTCCGCGGAGCTGGGTGATTTCCTGCGCCTGGAGAAATCCAGCGTCAGCCGCCTGGTGCGGAAGCTGATCCACTGCGGCGAGCTGCGCGAGACGCCGGATGCGAGGGATGCGCGCAGCAAGCTGTTGTCATTGACGGCAAAGGGCCGGCGCACGCTCGAGGCGCTGCACGCGTTCGGCCGCCAGCAGGTGCGCGCCGCGCTGGCTGCGCTGACCGAGGCCGAGCAGCGGACGGTGCGCGAGGGCATGATGCTCTATGCGCGGGCGCTCAGGCAGAGCCGGGGGGAAAGCGAGTCCGAGTCGGTGGCCTGA
- a CDS encoding molybdopterin-dependent oxidoreductase, protein MFDRRDLLKGAGLAAMAAALNSTKALALDNLTLPFANGERPLVKYPQKRPMIGLTSRPPQLETPFAVFNDGPITPNNAFFVRYHLSDLPYNLDPDTFTLEVKGKVDKPLTLSLKDIRKMKATEIVAVNQCSGNSRGFFEPRVAGGQLANGAMGCARWRGVPLKAVLEMAGVQAGARQVTFNGMDGPVSDKTPDFVKALDLDHAADGEVMLAYGMNGEDLPFLNGFPLRVIVPGYYGTYWVKHLNEITVIDNVYDGFWMKSAYRIPDTPNNAVEPGTAPKATIPINRFTIRSFITNIPDGAKLKAGRTTLRGIAFDGGKGIKQVEVSADGGKTWASAKLGKDLGKYAFREWKLPVKLAAGSHELKVRATGNGGENQPDTPRWNPAGYLRNVVEAVRVTVA, encoded by the coding sequence ATGTTCGATCGACGCGACCTGCTCAAAGGAGCGGGCCTTGCCGCCATGGCGGCCGCACTGAACTCCACCAAAGCGCTGGCGCTCGACAACCTCACCCTGCCCTTTGCCAATGGCGAGCGGCCGCTGGTGAAATATCCGCAGAAGCGGCCGATGATCGGCCTGACCAGCCGCCCGCCGCAGCTCGAAACGCCATTTGCGGTGTTCAACGACGGCCCGATCACGCCGAACAATGCGTTCTTCGTGCGCTATCACCTCTCCGACCTGCCCTACAATCTCGATCCCGACACGTTCACGCTCGAGGTCAAGGGCAAGGTCGACAAGCCGCTGACATTGTCGTTGAAGGACATCAGGAAGATGAAGGCGACCGAGATCGTCGCCGTCAATCAGTGCTCCGGCAACAGCCGCGGCTTCTTCGAACCGCGCGTCGCCGGCGGCCAGCTCGCCAACGGCGCCATGGGCTGTGCGCGCTGGCGCGGCGTACCGTTGAAGGCGGTGCTGGAGATGGCCGGCGTGCAGGCCGGCGCCAGGCAGGTCACCTTCAACGGCATGGACGGCCCCGTCAGCGACAAGACGCCCGACTTCGTCAAGGCGCTCGATCTCGATCATGCCGCCGACGGCGAGGTGATGCTGGCCTATGGCATGAACGGCGAGGATCTGCCGTTCCTCAACGGCTTCCCGTTGCGGGTGATCGTGCCTGGCTATTACGGCACCTACTGGGTCAAGCACCTCAACGAGATCACGGTCATCGACAACGTCTATGACGGCTTCTGGATGAAGTCGGCCTACCGTATTCCCGACACGCCCAACAACGCGGTCGAGCCCGGCACCGCGCCGAAGGCGACGATTCCGATCAACCGCTTCACGATCCGCTCCTTCATCACCAACATCCCCGACGGCGCCAAGCTGAAGGCCGGTCGCACGACCCTGCGCGGCATCGCCTTCGACGGCGGCAAGGGCATCAAGCAAGTCGAGGTCTCCGCCGACGGCGGCAAGACCTGGGCCAGCGCCAAGCTCGGCAAGGATCTCGGCAAATACGCGTTCCGCGAATGGAAGCTGCCGGTGAAGCTCGCGGCCGGCAGCCACGAGCTGAAGGTCCGCGCCACCGGCAATGGCGGTGAGAACCAGCCCGACACGCCGCGATGGAACCCGGCGGGTTATCTACGCAATGTCGTCGAAGCGGTCCGCGTGACGGTGGCCTAA
- the trhA gene encoding PAQR family membrane homeostasis protein TrhA: MTVFQLKQLASTSVHAAADAIGWNYDRAELIADGIIHAIGVLSGIIAATVLVVLTAIYADATDIVGVSIYVAGLISMLVLSATYNLWPVSPAKWLLRRFDHSAIYLLIAATYTPFILEVKDSVFALVLLAGVWCVAILGIVLKLLYPGRFDRVSVGIYLAMGWSGVMLYGPVVRALPALVLGFILAGGLLYSCGVIFHAWRRLRFQNAIWHGFVLAGAACHYTAVLDLVLS, translated from the coding sequence ATGACCGTTTTCCAACTGAAGCAGCTTGCATCCACCTCCGTCCACGCTGCAGCCGACGCGATCGGCTGGAACTACGATCGCGCCGAGCTGATCGCTGACGGCATCATCCATGCGATCGGTGTCCTCTCCGGCATCATTGCCGCGACCGTGCTGGTGGTGTTGACGGCGATCTATGCCGACGCCACCGACATCGTCGGTGTCTCGATCTATGTCGCGGGCCTGATCTCGATGCTGGTGCTGTCGGCGACCTATAATCTCTGGCCGGTCTCACCGGCCAAATGGCTGCTGCGGCGGTTCGACCATTCGGCGATCTATCTGCTGATCGCGGCGACCTACACTCCGTTCATTCTGGAGGTGAAAGACAGCGTGTTCGCGCTGGTGCTGCTCGCGGGCGTCTGGTGCGTGGCGATCCTTGGTATCGTGCTGAAGCTGCTCTATCCCGGGCGGTTCGACCGGGTCTCGGTCGGCATCTACCTCGCGATGGGCTGGAGCGGCGTGATGCTCTATGGCCCTGTAGTCAGGGCGTTGCCTGCGCTGGTGCTCGGCTTCATCCTTGCCGGCGGGCTGCTCTACAGTTGCGGCGTGATCTTCCACGCCTGGCGGCGGCTGCGCTTCCAGAATGCGATCTGGCACGGCTTTGTCTTGGCCGGTGCGGCGTGCCATTATACCGCGGTGCTCGACCTCGTGTTGAGCTGA
- a CDS encoding YcjF family protein: MTERSQQRRPATFRLDDPGVVVTEADEISRLGRATIQITPEPDPATLPVPVQAARPARRGFPWGTLFWSGLAGLTLLGVGLGVVHLIEDLFARSETLGFVGLAFAFVTALALAVVIGREAFGLARLATIEKLHQRAAAVLASDDRKESRVIVQDLLDIAHQNPQLARARAKLESHAGEIIDGADMIRLAERELMSPLDAEARRLVSSAAQKVSIVTAVSPRAAIDVLFVFVAALRLIRQLAYLYGGRPGALGMIRLLRHVIAHLAITGGMAASDSLVQQMLGHGIAAKLSQRLGEGVLNGLLTARLGLAAIDVTRPLPFAALPPPKLADLATDLLRKKDDEE, encoded by the coding sequence ATGACCGAGCGATCCCAGCAGCGGCGGCCGGCGACGTTCCGGCTCGACGATCCCGGTGTCGTCGTCACCGAGGCCGACGAGATCAGCCGGCTCGGCCGCGCCACGATCCAGATCACGCCGGAGCCCGATCCGGCCACGCTGCCGGTGCCGGTTCAAGCTGCGCGCCCGGCGCGGCGTGGCTTTCCCTGGGGCACGCTGTTCTGGTCGGGTCTTGCCGGGCTGACGCTGCTCGGGGTCGGGCTCGGCGTGGTCCATCTGATCGAGGATCTGTTTGCGCGCAGCGAAACGCTCGGCTTCGTCGGTCTTGCCTTTGCATTCGTCACCGCGCTCGCGCTCGCGGTGGTGATCGGGCGCGAAGCGTTCGGTCTGGCGCGGCTTGCGACCATCGAGAAGCTGCATCAGCGCGCGGCTGCGGTGCTCGCCAGCGACGATCGCAAGGAGAGCCGCGTCATCGTGCAGGACCTCCTCGACATTGCGCATCAGAACCCGCAGCTCGCGCGCGCCCGCGCCAAGCTGGAGAGCCATGCCGGCGAGATCATCGACGGCGCCGACATGATCCGGCTCGCCGAGCGCGAGCTGATGTCGCCGCTGGATGCGGAAGCGCGGCGGCTGGTGTCGTCAGCCGCGCAAAAGGTCTCGATCGTCACCGCAGTGAGCCCACGCGCGGCGATCGACGTGCTGTTCGTGTTCGTCGCCGCGCTGCGGCTGATCCGCCAGCTCGCCTATCTCTATGGCGGCCGCCCCGGTGCGCTCGGCATGATCCGCCTGCTCCGCCACGTCATCGCTCACCTCGCCATCACCGGCGGCATGGCCGCGAGCGACAGCCTGGTGCAGCAGATGCTCGGCCACGGCATCGCGGCGAAGCTGTCACAACGGCTCGGCGAAGGCGTGCTCAACGGCTTGTTGACGGCGCGGCTGGGCCTGGCCGCGATCGACGTCACACGCCCGCTGCCATTCGCAGCGCTGCCGCCGCCGAAGCTGGCGGATCTCGCGACGGATCTGCTGCGGAAGAAGGATGACGAGGAGTAG
- a CDS encoding YcjX family protein yields the protein MAFSFQDMVEEARLSARALIDYGEHFFNPTVRLGVTGLSRAGKTVFITALIHGLTRGGRFPVFEAYASGRIARAYLAPQPDDAVPRFAYENHLRALIEERRWPNSTVDISELRLVVDYQRPNGADRTLTLDIVDYPGEWLLDLPLLQKSYEQWSAESLALSREAPRAHLAADWHAHLATLKPEAREDEQATLTAAKLFTNYLRACRDERFAMSLLPPGRFLMPGNLADTPALTFAPLDVPAGRQAPDGSLWAMMVRRYEAYKDMVVRPFFRDHFARLDRQIVLADALAAFNSGPEALHDLEAALAGILDCFNIGRSTLLSSLLRPRIDRILFAATKADHLHHSSHDRLEAVLRRAVIRAVSRAENTGAAIDVVALAAVRATREAQVAHGRDKLPSILGTPAAGESAGGEFFDGTTEVATFPGDLPLDPEPLFNGTDSFRGLSTQAAGNSDFRFLRFRPPKLEREGTEEPTLPHIRLDRALQFLIGDKLS from the coding sequence ATGGCATTCAGTTTCCAAGATATGGTCGAAGAAGCGCGGCTGTCGGCGCGGGCGCTGATCGACTATGGCGAGCATTTCTTCAATCCGACGGTGCGGCTCGGGGTCACCGGCCTGTCGCGCGCCGGCAAAACGGTGTTCATCACCGCGCTGATCCATGGCCTCACCCGTGGCGGCAGGTTTCCGGTGTTCGAGGCCTATGCCTCGGGCCGGATCGCGCGGGCATATCTGGCGCCGCAGCCCGACGATGCCGTGCCGCGTTTTGCCTATGAGAACCATCTGCGCGCGCTGATCGAGGAGCGTCGCTGGCCGAACTCGACCGTCGACATCAGCGAGCTCAGGCTCGTCGTCGACTATCAGCGCCCGAACGGCGCCGACCGCACGCTGACGCTCGACATCGTCGACTATCCCGGCGAATGGCTGCTGGACCTGCCGCTGCTGCAGAAGAGCTATGAGCAATGGTCGGCTGAAAGCCTCGCGCTGTCACGCGAAGCACCGCGCGCGCATCTGGCCGCGGACTGGCACGCGCATCTGGCGACGCTCAAACCCGAAGCACGCGAGGACGAGCAGGCGACGCTGACGGCCGCCAAGCTCTTCACCAATTATTTGCGCGCCTGCCGCGACGAGCGCTTCGCGATGAGCCTGTTGCCGCCCGGCCGCTTCCTGATGCCCGGCAATCTCGCCGACACGCCGGCACTGACCTTTGCGCCACTTGACGTGCCCGCGGGCAGGCAGGCGCCGGACGGCTCGCTGTGGGCGATGATGGTGCGCCGCTACGAAGCCTACAAGGACATGGTGGTGCGGCCGTTCTTCCGTGACCATTTCGCGCGTCTCGATCGCCAGATCGTGCTGGCCGACGCGCTCGCCGCATTCAACTCCGGCCCCGAGGCGCTGCACGATCTCGAAGCCGCGCTTGCCGGCATTCTCGACTGTTTCAACATCGGTCGCAGCACCTTGCTCTCCAGCCTGCTCCGGCCGCGCATCGACCGCATCCTGTTCGCGGCGACCAAGGCGGATCATCTCCACCATTCCAGCCACGACCGGCTCGAGGCCGTGCTCCGCCGTGCGGTCATCCGCGCCGTGTCGCGTGCGGAAAACACCGGCGCGGCGATCGACGTCGTGGCGCTCGCCGCCGTGCGCGCGACGCGCGAGGCACAGGTCGCGCATGGCCGCGACAAACTGCCGTCGATCCTGGGAACACCGGCCGCGGGCGAGAGCGCGGGCGGCGAGTTCTTCGACGGCACCACCGAGGTCGCTACATTCCCGGGCGATCTCCCGCTCGATCCTGAACCGCTGTTCAACGGCACGGATTCGTTCCGGGGGCTTTCGACGCAGGCCGCCGGGAACAGCGACTTCCGCTTCCTGCGCTTCCGCCCGCCGAAGCTCGAACGCGAAGGCACGGAAGAGCCGACGCTGCCACACATCCGCCTCGACCGTGCCCTGCAGTTCCTGATCGGAGACAAGCTGTCATGA
- a CDS encoding cold-shock protein encodes MAKGTVKWFNPTKGYGFIQPASGGKDVFVHISAVQKAGLSTLNEGQTVEYEEIANRGKTSAENLKV; translated from the coding sequence ATGGCTAAAGGTACGGTCAAGTGGTTCAACCCGACGAAGGGTTATGGATTTATCCAGCCTGCGTCGGGTGGCAAGGATGTGTTCGTGCATATCTCGGCAGTGCAGAAAGCCGGTTTGTCCACGCTGAACGAGGGACAGACGGTGGAATACGAAGAGATCGCAAACCGGGGCAAGACCTCCGCAGAGAACCTCAAAGTATAA
- a CDS encoding cytochrome c, whose product MQRTVLLAVPLALAAAVGAALAAPMNYKTPDEVAAFKPGPNLEIVQGNCSACHSSDYIATQPAMKDKKAFWQAEVTKMIKVYGAPIDDADVSKIVDYLAATY is encoded by the coding sequence ATGCAGCGCACCGTTCTCCTCGCCGTGCCCCTCGCCCTTGCTGCCGCGGTAGGGGCGGCGCTTGCGGCGCCGATGAATTACAAGACCCCCGACGAGGTCGCCGCCTTCAAGCCCGGGCCCAATCTCGAGATCGTGCAGGGCAATTGCAGCGCCTGCCATTCGTCCGACTACATCGCCACACAGCCAGCGATGAAGGACAAGAAGGCCTTCTGGCAGGCCGAGGTGACCAAGATGATCAAGGTCTATGGCGCACCGATCGACGATGCCGATGTCAGCAAGATCGTCGACTACCTGGCCGCGACTTATTGA
- a CDS encoding adenylate/guanylate cyclase domain-containing protein: MATAPIQMSVVRATGVRQVRLVCGIILFAYVVSHFLNHALGNISVEAMEAGVYYHTLFWQFLPVSIIFYAAALTHLGLGVYALYQRRQFRWRTIEPLQLVLGLSIPVLVMGHVIGVRLGYTLYDHQKLYPQELYLFFVAAPGRLWQMTILLLIAWVHGCIGIYFWLRLKPFFPRAAPYLLAAAVLIPTLSLLGIYQGGRSVEIESDDRDWRTQNLTRRQVGTVAENNTLDRVAGGLTVGYFGLLALVLAARGVRAWRERRGGMIALSYGNGKTVRVPKGLSVLEASLRHNVPHASVCGGRARCSTCRIRVIGDHDVLPTPSQREAFVLTRVGSADPSIRLACQLRPTSDLSFFQLFTPHTHATDGASTSASIGQERYLVSLFVDMRGSTQLAEKRLPFDTVFIVNRFLGAVSQAVIENGGQPNQFVGDGMLALFGLTADPQTACRQALKAAAGIATHIDKLNELLSHDLRQPIRFGIGIHGGEVIIGDIGYRDHVVFTALGDAVNVAARLQDMTKTLACEAVVSDEVRRSAGLADDALPQQEVAIRGRDEPLAVRVVADARELAALVDHGARVAA, translated from the coding sequence ATGGCCACCGCTCCCATACAGATGTCCGTCGTCCGCGCCACCGGCGTGCGGCAGGTGCGGCTCGTTTGCGGCATCATCCTGTTTGCCTACGTGGTCAGCCACTTCCTCAACCATGCGCTCGGCAACATCTCGGTCGAGGCCATGGAGGCCGGCGTCTACTACCACACACTGTTCTGGCAGTTCCTTCCCGTCTCGATCATCTTCTACGCGGCCGCGCTCACCCATTTGGGGCTCGGCGTCTACGCGCTGTACCAGCGCCGGCAGTTCCGGTGGCGGACCATCGAGCCGCTCCAGCTGGTGCTGGGCCTCAGCATCCCCGTTCTGGTCATGGGACATGTGATCGGGGTGCGGCTCGGCTACACGCTGTACGATCATCAGAAGCTCTATCCGCAGGAGCTCTATCTGTTCTTCGTCGCGGCACCGGGCCGGCTGTGGCAGATGACGATCCTGCTGCTCATCGCCTGGGTGCACGGCTGCATCGGGATTTATTTCTGGCTCCGCCTCAAGCCGTTCTTCCCGCGCGCTGCGCCCTATCTGCTCGCAGCCGCCGTGCTGATCCCGACGCTGTCCCTGCTCGGCATCTATCAGGGCGGCCGCAGCGTCGAGATCGAGAGCGACGATCGGGACTGGCGGACGCAAAATCTCACCCGCCGTCAGGTCGGCACGGTCGCGGAAAACAATACGCTCGACCGCGTCGCGGGCGGTCTCACCGTGGGTTATTTCGGATTGCTCGCCCTGGTGCTGGCGGCGCGCGGCGTACGGGCCTGGCGCGAACGGCGCGGCGGCATGATCGCGCTGTCCTACGGCAACGGCAAGACGGTGCGTGTCCCCAAGGGCTTGTCCGTGCTGGAAGCAAGCCTGCGCCACAACGTCCCGCATGCCAGCGTCTGCGGCGGCCGCGCCCGCTGCTCGACCTGCCGCATCCGCGTCATCGGCGATCATGACGTACTGCCGACACCGTCGCAGCGCGAGGCCTTCGTGCTCACCCGCGTCGGCAGCGCCGATCCGTCGATCCGGCTGGCCTGCCAACTGCGGCCGACCTCCGACCTCTCCTTCTTCCAGCTCTTCACGCCCCACACGCATGCAACGGACGGAGCCTCGACATCGGCCAGTATCGGCCAGGAGCGCTATCTCGTCAGCCTGTTCGTCGACATGCGCGGCTCGACCCAGCTGGCGGAAAAGCGGCTGCCGTTCGACACCGTCTTCATCGTCAACCGCTTCCTCGGCGCGGTGTCGCAAGCGGTGATCGAGAACGGCGGCCAGCCCAACCAGTTCGTCGGCGACGGCATGCTGGCGCTGTTCGGGCTCACGGCCGATCCGCAAACCGCCTGCCGGCAGGCGCTGAAGGCGGCCGCCGGCATTGCCACGCATATCGACAAGCTCAACGAGCTGCTGAGCCACGATCTGCGCCAGCCGATCCGCTTCGGCATCGGCATTCACGGCGGCGAGGTCATCATCGGCGACATCGGCTATCGCGATCACGTCGTCTTCACCGCGCTCGGCGATGCCGTCAACGTCGCCGCCCGCCTCCAGGACATGACCAAGACACTGGCCTGCGAGGCCGTCGTCTCGGACGAAGTCCGCCGCAGCGCGGGCCTTGCCGACGACGCTCTGCCGCAGCAGGAGGTCGCCATCCGCGGCCGCGACGAGCCGCTCGCCGTGCGCGTGGTGGCGGATGCGAGGGAGTTGGCCGCGCTGGTTGATCACGGCGCGCGCGTCGCGGCGTAG
- a CDS encoding Lrp/AsnC ligand binding domain-containing protein — protein MELDRIDRKILAILQEDGRIANVELAERIGLSPTSIGERLKRLQREGFVEGYGARLNPHRLGLGLLVFVEVLLDKTTPDNFERFARAVKLAPEVLECHMVAGGFDYLVKARLADMTAYRRFLGETLLSMPGVRETRTYAVMEEIKRDAPLPVG, from the coding sequence ATGGAACTGGATCGAATCGACCGGAAGATCCTCGCGATTTTGCAGGAGGATGGCCGCATTGCCAATGTCGAGCTCGCCGAGCGCATCGGGCTCTCGCCGACGTCGATCGGCGAGCGGCTGAAGCGCCTGCAGCGCGAGGGCTTCGTCGAAGGCTATGGCGCGCGGCTCAACCCGCACCGGCTTGGCCTTGGCCTCTTGGTGTTCGTCGAGGTGCTGCTGGACAAGACCACGCCCGACAATTTCGAGCGTTTCGCCCGTGCCGTGAAACTCGCGCCCGAGGTGCTGGAGTGTCACATGGTTGCCGGCGGCTTCGACTATCTTGTGAAGGCGCGGCTCGCCGACATGACCGCCTATCGACGCTTTCTCGGCGAGACCCTGCTGTCGATGCCGGGTGTGCGCGAGACGCGGACCTATGCGGTGATGGAGGAGATCAAGCGCGACGCACCGTTGCCGGTGGGCTGA
- a CDS encoding SDR family oxidoreductase — protein MQVTGKVVVVTGGANGIGKALCEAFHHAGAAKVVVADMDAANARAVAAVVNGAAFKCDVAQEKDIAHVIEETERQFGPIALFCSNAGIGGGFDPMSVNAGGASDEPWQRSWAIHVMAHVYAARHLIPRMKARGGGYFLNTISAAGLLSQVGSPAYSTTKHAAVGFAENLAISHKADNIKVSILCPQGVDTNMLRSIPKGPQSGDGDLTPEQVAKDVLAGLEQETFLILPHPQVLGYMRKKTENYDRWIGGMAKIQAKMREEFGK, from the coding sequence ATGCAGGTGACCGGCAAGGTCGTGGTCGTCACGGGCGGTGCAAACGGCATCGGCAAGGCGCTGTGCGAGGCCTTTCACCATGCGGGCGCAGCCAAGGTCGTCGTCGCGGACATGGACGCCGCCAATGCGCGGGCGGTCGCCGCCGTGGTGAATGGGGCCGCCTTCAAATGCGACGTCGCGCAGGAAAAGGACATCGCCCACGTCATCGAGGAGACCGAGCGGCAGTTCGGCCCGATCGCGCTGTTCTGCTCCAATGCTGGCATCGGCGGCGGCTTTGATCCAATGTCGGTCAATGCCGGCGGCGCCTCGGATGAGCCTTGGCAGCGCAGCTGGGCGATCCACGTCATGGCGCACGTCTATGCCGCGCGGCATCTGATCCCGCGCATGAAGGCGCGCGGCGGTGGCTATTTCCTCAACACCATCTCGGCCGCGGGCCTGTTGTCGCAGGTCGGCAGCCCGGCCTATTCGACGACCAAGCATGCCGCGGTCGGCTTTGCCGAGAATCTCGCGATCTCGCACAAGGCCGACAACATCAAGGTCTCGATCCTCTGCCCGCAGGGCGTCGACACCAACATGCTGCGCTCGATCCCGAAGGGCCCGCAATCCGGCGACGGCGACCTCACGCCCGAGCAGGTCGCGAAAGACGTGCTCGCCGGTCTCGAGCAGGAAACGTTCCTGATCCTGCCGCATCCGCAAGTGCTCGGCTACATGCGCAAGAAGACCGAGAATTACGACCGCTGGATCGGCGGCATGGCCAAGATCCAGGCCAAGATGCGGGAGGAGTTCGGGAAGTGA